A genome region from Roseofilum capinflatum BLCC-M114 includes the following:
- a CDS encoding 30S ribosomal protein S1, whose product MVNQELTATDIGFTHEDFAALLDKYDYHFSPGDTVAGTVFSLEPRGALIDIGAKTAAYIPIQEMSINRIDTPDEVLQSNETREFFILTDENEDGQLTLSIRRIEYMRAWERVRQLQAEDATVRAQVFATNRGGALVRIEGLRGFIPGSHISTRKPKEDLMGEELPLKFLEVDEDRNRLVLSHRRALVERKMNRLEVGEVVLGMVRGLKPYGAFIDIGGVSGLLHISEISHDHIDTPHSVFNVNDEIKVMIIDLDAERGRISLSTKQLEPEPGDMVKNPDLVYDKAEEMAERYRQKLRAQAEGIELPEEGASATVETVETPVEESAEETAESPEASVAPVEEVAEAPAEPEPQDEVADSESSEEPEAKPEETSSENPEEELAAAE is encoded by the coding sequence ATGGTCAATCAGGAATTAACGGCTACAGACATTGGTTTTACCCACGAAGATTTTGCGGCACTGCTCGATAAGTACGATTATCATTTTAGCCCCGGCGACACCGTAGCAGGTACGGTGTTCAGTCTGGAGCCAAGGGGCGCTCTGATTGACATCGGCGCGAAAACCGCAGCGTACATTCCCATTCAGGAAATGTCCATTAATCGCATCGATACCCCCGATGAAGTCTTACAGTCCAACGAAACTCGTGAGTTCTTCATCCTCACCGATGAAAACGAAGATGGACAACTAACGCTCTCCATTCGCCGCATAGAATACATGAGAGCTTGGGAACGAGTGCGGCAACTGCAAGCAGAAGATGCGACAGTCAGGGCCCAGGTATTCGCTACAAACCGTGGGGGAGCCTTAGTCAGAATTGAAGGGCTACGGGGCTTTATTCCCGGCTCCCACATCAGCACCCGCAAACCCAAAGAAGATTTAATGGGCGAAGAGTTGCCCTTAAAATTCTTGGAAGTTGATGAAGATCGTAATCGTCTGGTTCTCAGCCATAGAAGAGCGCTGGTAGAACGGAAGATGAACCGCCTAGAAGTGGGCGAAGTGGTCTTGGGTATGGTACGCGGTCTCAAGCCTTATGGGGCCTTCATCGATATCGGTGGAGTCAGTGGACTGCTGCACATTTCCGAAATTTCCCACGACCATATCGACACGCCTCACAGTGTGTTCAATGTCAATGATGAGATCAAAGTGATGATTATTGACTTGGATGCTGAACGGGGTCGGATCTCCTTGTCTACTAAGCAACTTGAACCCGAACCGGGCGATATGGTGAAGAATCCTGATTTGGTCTACGATAAGGCCGAAGAAATGGCAGAGCGCTATCGTCAGAAACTCCGCGCCCAGGCTGAAGGAATTGAACTGCCGGAAGAAGGCGCGAGTGCAACGGTGGAAACGGTTGAAACTCCTGTAGAGGAAAGTGCTGAAGAAACGGCAGAATCCCCAGAAGCCTCAGTTGCTCCTGTAGAAGAGGTGGCAGAAGCGCCAGCAGAGCCAGAACCCCAGGACGAAGTTGCGGACTCTGAATCATCCGAAGAACCGGAAGCAAAACCGGAAGAGACTTCATCCGAAAACCCAGAGGAAGAGTTGGCTGCTGCTGAATAA
- the psbZ gene encoding photosystem II reaction center protein PsbZ codes for MSILFQLSLFALVLLSFVLVVAVPVAYALPQNWEQSKPLLYVGSGFWAILVIVVGILNFFVV; via the coding sequence ATGTCAATTCTATTTCAATTATCCCTATTTGCCTTAGTTCTTTTATCCTTCGTTTTAGTGGTGGCTGTTCCCGTCGCCTATGCTCTGCCCCAAAACTGGGAACAATCTAAACCCTTGTTATATGTTGGCTCTGGCTTCTGGGCGATCCTGGTGATCGTGGTGGGCATCTTGAATTTTTTTGTGGTCTAA
- a CDS encoding cytochrome ubiquinol oxidase subunit I, producing MDWLSDTVILSRIQFALTAIFHMLWPVLTTGMGIFLVILEGLWLKTGNPDYYRHCRFWARIYVLNFGIGVASGLPMAFQFGMNWAPFSEAVGDFFGTVLGFEGTMAFMLEASFLGIMLFGWDRVPPVIHYISTILVAFGANLSTFWILSANSWLQTPAGGEFIDGKFVVHDFFAAIANPFMVNSFLHMFFATLETSLFVIGGISAWYLINGRNVSFFSKSLKIILAVAIAVAPLQIFIGHLSAEQVYHYQPTKLAAMEGQWETVGAGETAGWSLVAIPNGETEANDWEIKVPYALGYLLEMKPKLSEPVYGLKEWPYEDRPHMVGLVYYSFRIMIAIGLFLAALAAVTVLQWLRGQLSEAKITAQKWLLRAWIFAAPLGYLAVETGWIVRCVGRQPWTVYGQIRTVDAASNLPPGEILTSLVGITSIYIFFLGSALYFGSRIIRKGPNLEMPLPSNAQVKDEQLTVTS from the coding sequence ATGGATTGGCTCTCAGACACCGTAATTCTCTCACGCATTCAATTTGCCTTAACAGCAATTTTTCATATGCTCTGGCCTGTCCTAACTACAGGTATGGGTATCTTCCTGGTTATTCTGGAAGGGCTATGGCTGAAAACCGGAAACCCGGACTATTATCGTCATTGCCGATTTTGGGCCAGGATTTACGTCCTCAACTTTGGCATTGGAGTGGCTTCTGGACTGCCGATGGCCTTCCAGTTTGGCATGAACTGGGCCCCTTTTTCGGAAGCGGTGGGCGACTTTTTCGGTACGGTACTCGGTTTTGAGGGAACCATGGCTTTTATGCTCGAAGCCAGTTTCCTGGGTATCATGCTGTTTGGTTGGGATAGAGTCCCCCCAGTGATTCACTACATCTCTACGATTTTGGTGGCTTTTGGGGCGAACTTGTCCACGTTCTGGATTTTATCGGCCAATTCTTGGTTACAAACTCCCGCAGGTGGGGAATTTATTGATGGCAAATTTGTGGTACATGACTTTTTTGCGGCTATTGCTAACCCGTTTATGGTCAATAGTTTCCTACATATGTTTTTTGCCACCTTGGAAACCTCTTTGTTTGTGATTGGTGGGATTAGTGCTTGGTATCTGATTAATGGCCGCAATGTGTCCTTTTTTAGCAAATCTCTGAAAATTATTTTAGCGGTGGCGATCGCCGTTGCTCCCTTACAAATCTTTATCGGTCACCTGAGCGCCGAACAAGTGTATCACTATCAGCCCACCAAACTCGCTGCCATGGAAGGTCAATGGGAAACTGTTGGCGCAGGAGAAACGGCCGGATGGAGTCTAGTGGCTATTCCCAATGGAGAAACGGAAGCGAATGATTGGGAAATCAAAGTTCCCTATGCTCTCGGTTATCTCCTAGAGATGAAACCTAAGCTCTCTGAACCCGTGTATGGCCTCAAAGAATGGCCCTATGAAGACCGTCCCCATATGGTGGGATTGGTGTATTACTCATTCCGGATTATGATTGCGATCGGGTTATTCCTAGCCGCTTTAGCCGCAGTGACTGTCTTGCAATGGCTTCGAGGACAACTTTCAGAAGCAAAAATTACCGCCCAAAAATGGCTCTTGCGAGCCTGGATTTTTGCGGCTCCCTTGGGCTATCTAGCCGTAGAAACCGGCTGGATAGTGCGCTGTGTCGGACGACAACCCTGGACAGTTTACGGGCAAATTCGCACCGTAGACGCTGCCTCTAACCTCCCTCCCGGAGAAATTTTGACCTCTCTGGTAGGCATTACCAGTATTTACATCTTTTTCCTCGGATCTGCGCTCTATTTTGGCAGTCGCATTATTCGCAAAGGGCCCAATTTAGAAATGCCTTTACCCAGCAATGCTCAGGTTAAGGACGAGCAGTTAACCGTTACCAGTTAA
- the cydB gene encoding cytochrome d ubiquinol oxidase subunit II, which yields MESLEYFLPQLWFFILGLFLFLYVLLDGFDLGVGILSITSSSEEKRSLLMTSLGNVWDANETWLVLMGGSLFGAFPLAYGTVLNALYLPAVIMVVGLLFRAVSFEFRENSESKWFWNYAFGIGSFLAALGQGFALGTVFEGIAVDAAGHFIGGPFDWLTWRSILVALTLIQAYVLIGSTYLIMKTTGDLQKTHFRTARIATLTTFLGAVFITISTPIFSEAVRSRLFEAPQVYLFSLIPVCCLLLVFLLYRSLKEESEFTPFLWTVLLFFSSFLGLGFLIFPYIIPPSITIYQAASDTSSLVFMIIFVGFLIPILLAYTLYNYVVFRGKITTESYGE from the coding sequence ATGGAATCTCTAGAATATTTTCTGCCTCAACTGTGGTTTTTCATTCTGGGACTGTTTCTGTTCCTGTATGTCCTGTTAGACGGCTTCGATCTCGGTGTCGGTATTCTTTCGATTACCTCATCTTCCGAAGAAAAGCGATCGCTCCTGATGACCAGTTTAGGCAATGTGTGGGATGCCAACGAAACCTGGCTGGTTCTCATGGGTGGCTCCCTGTTTGGAGCCTTTCCCCTCGCCTATGGAACCGTCTTAAATGCCCTCTATCTGCCTGCCGTGATCATGGTAGTGGGCTTGTTGTTCCGGGCCGTTTCCTTTGAATTTCGAGAAAATTCAGAAAGCAAATGGTTCTGGAATTACGCCTTTGGCATCGGTAGTTTTCTCGCTGCCCTCGGTCAAGGATTTGCCCTAGGGACGGTGTTTGAAGGGATTGCAGTAGATGCGGCGGGACATTTTATTGGTGGCCCTTTTGACTGGTTGACCTGGCGATCGATCTTAGTCGCCTTAACTTTAATTCAAGCCTATGTTTTAATTGGCTCCACCTATCTGATCATGAAAACCACAGGAGACCTACAAAAAACCCATTTTAGAACGGCTAGGATTGCCACATTAACCACATTTTTAGGTGCGGTATTCATCACCATTAGCACCCCCATCTTCTCTGAGGCGGTACGCTCTCGCCTCTTTGAAGCACCTCAAGTTTACCTCTTTTCCCTAATTCCGGTATGCTGTCTTTTGCTGGTGTTCTTGCTTTACCGTAGTCTCAAAGAAGAATCAGAATTTACTCCATTTTTATGGACAGTGTTGCTCTTCTTTTCCTCTTTCCTAGGCTTAGGCTTTTTGATTTTTCCCTATATCATTCCACCCAGTATCACCATTTACCAAGCCGCCTCTGACACTAGCTCGTTAGTGTTCATGATCATCTTTGTGGGCTTCCTGATTCCGATTTTATTAGCATACACGCTTTACAACTATGTGGTCTTTCGAGGGAAAATTACCACAGAATCTTATGGAGAATAA
- a CDS encoding tetratricopeptide repeat protein: MRQLWQWFKNLLGQIFNPGGKVLQGSSPESDPHQTLSEEALPPLSETDYEFLFRQLMEGVAQGWPVERVTLFFEKLGDRSTSDEWLGWLRVYRARLLGTKSPQTQHANQMMKVGEMVRSVSKWRSVGEAIYEIGLQLRLRSQGSSLWESMSPSVTAKAASTVPSPVSSTPPSPPPPPQSPASDSLPSSSAETETPPETVEPVDTVHVEASDAQMSPLFSPEPLPDVWDSPPEPPVSEPVSETPAEIAEPEPEPPLSEPVSETPAETPEPEPEPPVSEPVSETPAEIPEPEPEPPVSEPVSETPAETPEPEPVSANSPELATSVEEYIRQQPVINLAYSAHGQQWTETVSLNQLVEKLTEMPHLIAQFSQQVGINSQNPEEIVEAIYQQLYQIYQQHQANGTVDEATLLFNQGMQQAKAGNYADAIATWDRALSQQPTLYKAWLNRGNALVMLRQPQAAIASYDKALELQPGLYEAWGNKGVALLNLGKYEEAIATFDEALKLKSDYPEAWDNRGLALRELGKIQEAIESFDQALTLKPDDPSLLKHQVETLKLRDS, encoded by the coding sequence ATGAGGCAGCTTTGGCAATGGTTCAAGAATTTACTGGGGCAAATCTTTAATCCAGGAGGGAAGGTTTTACAGGGGAGTTCTCCAGAATCCGATCCGCATCAGACGTTATCAGAAGAAGCCCTCCCCCCACTGAGTGAAACAGATTATGAGTTTTTATTTCGCCAGCTCATGGAGGGAGTTGCCCAGGGATGGCCAGTCGAGAGGGTGACGCTCTTTTTTGAAAAATTAGGCGATCGCAGCACCTCAGATGAGTGGCTAGGGTGGTTAAGAGTCTATCGCGCTCGATTATTGGGAACGAAATCGCCCCAAACTCAGCACGCCAATCAGATGATGAAAGTTGGGGAAATGGTGCGATCGGTTTCTAAATGGCGATCGGTGGGAGAAGCCATCTATGAGATTGGGTTGCAACTGCGCTTGCGCTCCCAAGGCAGTTCCCTATGGGAATCTATGAGTCCGAGTGTAACCGCCAAGGCTGCCTCAACAGTTCCTAGTCCTGTCTCCTCCACACCTCCATCACCACCACCTCCTCCTCAATCTCCTGCCTCCGATTCGTTGCCAAGTTCCTCTGCTGAAACTGAAACTCCTCCCGAAACGGTTGAGCCAGTGGATACGGTGCATGTGGAAGCGAGTGATGCTCAGATGAGTCCTCTGTTTTCTCCAGAACCGTTACCAGATGTTTGGGATTCTCCCCCAGAACCCCCCGTATCTGAACCGGTGAGCGAAACGCCAGCAGAAATAGCGGAACCGGAACCGGAACCCCCTCTATCTGAACCGGTGAGCGAAACGCCAGCAGAAACACCGGAACCGGAACCGGAACCCCCCGTATCTGAACCGGTGAGCGAAACGCCAGCAGAAATACCGGAACCAGAACCGGAACCCCCCGTATCTGAACCAGTGAGCGAAACGCCAGCAGAAACACCGGAACCGGAACCGGTGAGCGCCAACTCACCGGAATTGGCGACTTCCGTAGAAGAGTATATTCGACAACAACCGGTAATCAACTTAGCCTACAGTGCCCATGGACAACAATGGACAGAAACAGTTAGCCTGAATCAATTGGTAGAAAAACTGACGGAAATGCCCCATTTGATCGCCCAATTTTCCCAGCAAGTGGGCATCAATAGTCAAAATCCGGAAGAAATTGTCGAAGCGATTTATCAGCAACTGTATCAGATTTATCAACAGCATCAAGCTAATGGCACAGTGGATGAAGCGACGCTGCTCTTTAATCAAGGGATGCAACAAGCCAAAGCCGGAAACTATGCAGATGCGATCGCCACTTGGGATCGCGCTCTGAGCCAACAACCGACCCTCTACAAAGCTTGGTTAAATCGGGGGAATGCCTTGGTGATGTTACGGCAACCGCAAGCGGCGATCGCATCCTATGATAAAGCATTAGAGCTACAACCAGGACTCTATGAAGCCTGGGGAAATAAAGGGGTTGCGCTGCTCAACTTAGGCAAATATGAAGAGGCGATCGCCACTTTTGATGAAGCCCTTAAGCTCAAATCTGATTATCCAGAAGCGTGGGATAATCGAGGGTTAGCCCTGCGGGAACTGGGGAAAATTCAAGAGGCGATCGAGTCCTTCGATCAAGCCCTAACCCTGAAGCCAGACGATCCATCTCTCTTAAAACACCAAGTAGAAACCTTGAAATTGAGAGATTCTTAA
- a CDS encoding ATP-binding protein has protein sequence MKLLLSKWRKISNNIPLQAILIVPFVLQLLGTVGLVGYLSYQSGKKSVDDVAKHFIEERAARVKLYLISEFSNLLQINQISIQAVEQGQLNLNDPEDIDRHLLGQLKLFKSATSVMLALPDGQFRAMHHSSVQLGRIEQAYVLAGRDEINVNFIDENGELEEHLQVISPFVVKERPWYKAVERDRAPGWSEPYQIGNSILLAINAYAPFYDENQQLQGIFAINLDLNRIQRFLQSLTLCEGCRVVILDRQGQMVASSTDDPPFTFEQNAKGGAIRGSFEQIAPSASQDPIVAATGRYLEEQQPNIEAHAPLYSLLPIPKPGGKREDYSLYVEELMVSEQDIQIQGNPSVSALPEGWKLAILVPQSEFMGQIQANVRRTVALCGLTLITSILAGGLIAQWISQPLVCLKNSAQAIASGDLDTPVTISGLGVVHDLSRAFSQMQEQLQTSFQTIAEKEHELAVIIECFPLGVMVFDPQGKLILVNSKAQELFRGHTPDSTLEQIGEVYQVYQAGTSTLYPSEQLPLIRTLQGENVYANDLEIEVDGMRIPIEVYATPIRNLEGEVTYALNVFQDISDRKQAEALLKNYNQTLEQQVIERTQELHQTNAELEIAKEAAENANHAKSEFIANMSHELRTPLNAILGYPTLLEQSPNLSDEDRNHLRLIENSGTYLLSLINQILDFSKIEAGRLTLNLTWVNLSHLIEELKNLFDLKSKAKGIEFKIDLGSDVPVWIETDGVKLKQILINLLNNALKFTTMGRVSLEITKISSQQLQFTVTDTGVGIATEELQHLFQPFMQTQSGRQSQEGTGLGLAISQKFTQMLGSTLRVESTVGKGTQFQFELNLEEFQQQGVEVEGDDSRDNGGDRQAIALADDQPTYRILVTDDHQPNRLLLVSLLENWGFQVQEARDGEEAIQVWETWQPDLILMDIRMPNMTGEEATREIKRRAKEHPPIIIAVTASAFHHQRNSLIASGCDDVIAKPFRPFEITQLLEHYLHVQFIYQMTQNISVLTPEELTQQDIESLSSSWLKEFEQVVIVGMQDEMYNSLAQLGTQQEKIAQYLQPFVENFQFQELLDWIQECKSNKLIA, from the coding sequence GTGAAATTACTATTGTCTAAGTGGCGTAAAATTTCCAACAACATCCCTTTGCAAGCTATTCTGATTGTTCCTTTTGTCCTGCAACTGTTGGGTACAGTCGGTTTAGTCGGCTATTTGTCCTATCAGAGTGGTAAAAAAAGTGTTGATGATGTGGCAAAACACTTTATAGAGGAAAGGGCGGCTAGAGTCAAACTTTACTTGATTAGTGAATTCTCCAATCTATTACAAATTAACCAGATTAGTATCCAGGCAGTGGAGCAAGGGCAACTGAATCTGAATGACCCGGAGGACATAGATCGCCATCTGTTGGGACAACTCAAGCTCTTTAAGTCGGCAACCAGCGTGATGTTAGCGTTGCCAGACGGACAATTTCGGGCGATGCACCATAGTTCCGTTCAACTGGGGCGGATTGAACAGGCTTACGTTCTGGCTGGACGGGATGAAATCAACGTTAATTTTATCGATGAGAATGGAGAATTAGAAGAGCATCTTCAAGTCATTTCTCCTTTTGTTGTCAAGGAGCGACCTTGGTACAAGGCAGTAGAGCGCGATCGCGCCCCCGGTTGGTCAGAACCCTATCAAATTGGCAACAGTATCCTATTAGCCATTAATGCTTATGCTCCGTTCTATGACGAAAATCAACAACTCCAGGGCATCTTTGCCATCAACTTGGACTTAAATCGTATCCAAAGGTTTCTCCAATCCCTCACCCTCTGTGAAGGCTGTCGAGTTGTGATTCTTGACCGCCAAGGACAAATGGTGGCCAGCTCTACGGACGATCCGCCCTTCACCTTTGAGCAGAACGCCAAAGGAGGGGCGATTCGAGGAAGTTTTGAACAGATTGCTCCCAGTGCCAGTCAAGATCCCATTGTGGCTGCCACAGGACGTTACTTAGAAGAGCAACAACCCAACATTGAAGCCCACGCTCCCCTGTATTCCCTATTACCGATCCCAAAACCTGGGGGTAAGAGGGAAGACTATAGTTTATATGTTGAAGAACTCATGGTCTCCGAGCAAGATATCCAAATTCAAGGAAACCCTTCTGTTTCTGCTCTGCCAGAGGGTTGGAAACTGGCGATCCTAGTTCCCCAATCGGAGTTTATGGGCCAGATTCAAGCTAATGTGCGACGCACCGTTGCCCTTTGTGGTCTCACGTTAATCACTTCAATACTTGCTGGAGGTCTGATCGCTCAATGGATTTCCCAACCCCTAGTCTGCTTAAAGAACAGTGCCCAGGCGATCGCTTCTGGAGATCTCGATACTCCGGTAACCATCAGTGGTCTGGGTGTCGTTCATGACCTCAGTCGTGCCTTTAGCCAGATGCAGGAACAACTGCAAACCTCTTTCCAAACCATTGCCGAGAAAGAACATGAACTGGCGGTCATTATTGAATGTTTTCCCCTAGGGGTAATGGTATTTGATCCCCAAGGAAAACTGATATTAGTCAACTCCAAAGCCCAAGAACTCTTTAGAGGCCATACTCCCGATAGTACCCTAGAGCAAATCGGCGAAGTCTACCAAGTGTATCAAGCGGGAACCTCTACCCTCTATCCTTCAGAGCAACTGCCTCTCATACGCACCCTGCAAGGAGAAAATGTTTATGCCAATGACCTGGAAATTGAGGTTGACGGAATGCGTATCCCCATAGAAGTGTACGCCACTCCCATTCGCAACCTAGAGGGAGAGGTCACTTATGCCCTTAATGTGTTTCAAGATATCAGCGATCGCAAACAAGCCGAAGCTCTCCTCAAAAACTACAACCAAACCCTAGAACAACAAGTTATTGAACGCACCCAAGAACTCCATCAAACCAATGCCGAACTGGAAATAGCCAAAGAAGCCGCCGAAAACGCCAATCATGCTAAAAGCGAATTCATCGCTAATATGAGCCATGAACTGCGGACTCCCCTAAATGCCATTCTCGGTTATCCCACCCTACTAGAACAAAGTCCTAACCTCTCTGACGAAGACCGCAACCACCTCCGTCTGATTGAAAATAGCGGAACCTATTTACTCAGTTTAATTAATCAAATTCTCGATTTCTCTAAAATTGAAGCCGGTCGTTTAACCCTTAACCTCACTTGGGTCAATTTGTCTCATCTCATTGAAGAGCTGAAGAATTTATTTGACTTAAAATCTAAAGCTAAAGGCATAGAGTTCAAAATAGACTTAGGTTCTGATGTGCCGGTGTGGATTGAAACCGATGGCGTAAAACTCAAACAAATTCTAATTAATTTACTCAATAATGCGCTCAAATTCACGACTATGGGGCGAGTGAGCTTAGAAATCACAAAGATCTCCAGCCAACAACTTCAATTCACCGTTACTGATACCGGAGTCGGCATAGCAACAGAGGAATTGCAGCATCTATTTCAACCCTTTATGCAAACCCAAAGTGGTCGCCAGAGTCAAGAAGGAACCGGTTTAGGGTTAGCCATCAGTCAAAAGTTCACCCAGATGCTCGGTTCTACCTTGAGGGTTGAAAGTACCGTGGGGAAAGGGACTCAGTTTCAGTTTGAACTCAACCTTGAGGAATTCCAGCAGCAAGGGGTAGAGGTGGAAGGGGATGATTCTAGAGATAATGGAGGCGATCGACAGGCGATCGCCTTAGCCGACGATCAACCCACCTATCGGATTTTAGTCACTGATGACCATCAACCCAATCGACTCTTACTCGTTTCTTTGCTAGAAAATTGGGGATTTCAAGTCCAAGAAGCCAGGGACGGAGAAGAAGCCATTCAAGTGTGGGAAACCTGGCAACCCGACCTCATTTTGATGGATATTCGGATGCCAAATATGACCGGTGAAGAAGCCACTCGTGAAATTAAAAGAAGGGCAAAAGAACACCCACCGATCATTATTGCCGTTACTGCTAGTGCCTTTCATCATCAGAGAAATTCCCTGATTGCATCAGGCTGTGATGATGTGATTGCGAAGCCCTTTCGTCCGTTTGAAATCACCCAGCTCTTAGAACATTATCTGCACGTTCAATTTATCTATCAAATGACCCAAAATATCAGCGTATTGACACCTGAAGAATTAACCCAACAAGATATAGAATCCCTCTCCTCAAGCTGGCTGAAGGAGTTTGAACAAGTTGTGATTGTGGGAATGCAAGACGAGATGTATAACTCCCTTGCCCAATTAGGGACTCAACAGGAAAAAATAGCCCAATATTTGCAACCTTTTGTGGAAAACTTTCAGTTTCAAGAATTGCTCGATTGGATTCAAGAGTGCAAATCGAATAAGTTGATTGCCTAA
- the metK gene encoding methionine adenosyltransferase has translation MVRRYLFTSESVTEGHPDKICDQISDTIIDALLAEDPASRVAAEVAVNTGLVLITGEITSQAQVNYIDLARKKIAEIGYVHSEGGFTSNSCSVLVALDAQSPDIAQGVDAAAEQREMSSEERFDSTGAGDQGLMFGFACNETPELMPLPISLAHRISRRLAAVRKTGQLSYLRPDGKTQVTVAYEDGKPVAIDTVLISTQHASSIGELTDNAEIQKKIKADLWDAVVLPAFGDLEIKPDSSTKYFVNPTGKFVVGGPQGDAGLTGRKIIVDTYGGYSRHGGGAFSGKDPTKVDRSAAYACRYAAKNIVAAGLAEKCEVQLGYAIGVARPVSIMIETFGTGKVDDDQLLEAAKKTFEFRPAGIIETFGLRTLPKERGGRFYQEVAAYGHFGRNDLDLPWEKTDKVELLKEALGTATTAG, from the coding sequence TTGGTTCGTCGTTATTTATTTACCTCAGAATCCGTCACAGAAGGACATCCCGATAAAATCTGCGATCAAATCTCAGATACCATTATCGATGCCCTTCTGGCCGAAGACCCCGCCAGCCGCGTCGCTGCCGAAGTTGCTGTTAATACCGGATTAGTCTTAATCACCGGTGAAATCACCTCCCAAGCCCAAGTCAATTACATTGATTTGGCGCGGAAAAAAATTGCCGAAATTGGCTACGTGCATAGTGAAGGCGGCTTCACCAGCAACAGTTGCTCCGTCCTGGTTGCCCTTGATGCCCAATCTCCCGACATCGCCCAAGGGGTTGATGCAGCCGCAGAACAGCGCGAAATGTCTTCAGAAGAGCGCTTTGACTCCACCGGTGCTGGAGACCAAGGGTTAATGTTTGGGTTTGCTTGTAACGAAACCCCCGAATTGATGCCCCTGCCCATTAGTTTAGCTCACCGCATTTCTCGTCGGTTAGCCGCAGTCCGCAAAACCGGGCAACTCTCCTATCTGCGTCCTGATGGTAAAACCCAGGTCACCGTTGCCTATGAAGATGGGAAACCGGTGGCGATTGATACGGTGTTGATTTCTACCCAACATGCATCCAGTATTGGCGAATTAACTGATAACGCAGAAATTCAGAAGAAAATTAAAGCGGATCTCTGGGATGCCGTGGTACTTCCTGCATTTGGGGATTTAGAGATTAAACCCGACAGTTCAACCAAATATTTTGTTAATCCTACCGGTAAGTTTGTCGTGGGTGGCCCTCAAGGGGATGCCGGTTTAACGGGACGAAAAATTATTGTTGATACCTATGGTGGCTATTCTCGTCATGGTGGCGGTGCGTTTTCCGGTAAAGACCCCACTAAAGTAGACCGTTCTGCGGCCTATGCTTGCCGATATGCTGCCAAAAATATTGTGGCGGCAGGACTGGCAGAAAAATGTGAAGTGCAATTGGGTTATGCCATTGGCGTTGCTCGTCCCGTGAGCATCATGATTGAAACCTTTGGCACAGGTAAAGTCGATGATGACCAGTTGCTAGAAGCGGCGAAGAAAACCTTTGAGTTTCGTCCGGCTGGAATTATTGAAACCTTTGGCTTGCGGACACTACCGAAAGAACGGGGCGGGCGCTTCTATCAGGAAGTCGCTGCCTATGGTCATTTCGGACGCAATGACTTAGATCTACCTTGGGAAAAAACCGATAAAGTGGAATTACTCAAGGAAGCTTTAGGCACAGCAACTACCGCAGGTTAA
- a CDS encoding HAD family hydrolase, translating to MVTEQSGSGVTVVCGDRQFENTSAILFDKDGTLAHSEPYLRHLAQRRSRLIDAQIPGVGDPLLMAFGVDEQGFNPAGLTAVGSRQENKIAAAAYVAETGRSWLESLEIVSQAFQEADQVMQNKAEETVVLPGVAAVFDRLRQSGLKLGVVSSDIRENIEKFLDFYHLREYIEVIQGAEPHLTKPNPQVFWSACQQLGVPPQEVLMVGDSPGDFTMARQAKAAGSIGVAWGWSRSPNLKQADVAIAKLDEIQVIS from the coding sequence TTGGTTACTGAGCAAAGTGGAAGTGGGGTGACGGTGGTCTGTGGCGATCGCCAATTTGAAAACACAAGCGCTATCCTATTCGATAAGGATGGAACGCTGGCCCATTCAGAACCCTATTTACGCCATCTAGCCCAACGGCGATCGCGCTTAATTGATGCCCAAATCCCTGGCGTAGGAGACCCCCTATTGATGGCCTTTGGAGTCGATGAACAGGGATTTAACCCAGCCGGATTAACCGCCGTAGGGAGTCGCCAAGAAAATAAAATTGCGGCTGCGGCCTATGTTGCCGAAACCGGGCGCAGTTGGCTCGAATCCTTAGAAATTGTCTCCCAAGCCTTCCAGGAAGCCGACCAGGTGATGCAAAATAAGGCCGAGGAAACCGTGGTACTCCCTGGAGTCGCGGCAGTATTCGACCGTTTGCGACAATCTGGCTTAAAACTGGGTGTGGTGTCCTCCGATATCCGTGAGAATATAGAAAAATTTCTCGATTTTTATCACCTGAGAGAGTATATCGAAGTCATTCAAGGAGCAGAACCCCACCTCACCAAGCCCAATCCACAGGTGTTTTGGTCAGCTTGTCAACAATTGGGAGTCCCTCCACAAGAGGTGCTGATGGTGGGAGATTCTCCGGGAGATTTTACCATGGCTCGCCAGGCCAAAGCGGCTGGAAGCATTGGTGTAGCTTGGGGATGGAGCCGATCGCCGAATCTTAAACAAGCAGATGTGGCGATCGCCAAATTAGACGAAATACAAGTAATCAGTTAA